The genomic segment TTGGGATGGTTTTCCCAAGTACCGTTTGCGATTATTTCTTCGCCTTGTTTTACGCCAAACAAAGAACCCAAAACAATAATATCCTGGGTTCTGTCACACATGATGTTGTCGCACATGACAGCGATGGCGAAGTCGTCGTTTCGATAAATAAAGCGGCGGATTGTGCCGCTGATTTGCTCCAGGTTTACCACCCCTTCCTTTTTTTGCTGCAGGCCGACTTGCGCCACCTGCAAAATGTTTTTTTACTTAAAAAAAAGAAAACCCGGACGAACCGGGTTAATCTTTTACGTTTGAAGCGGCGAAAGCCTGTTGAAAATACTGCCATGCGCCGCTTTCCATTGCGAGATATTCTGTTTTCTTTACTTTTCCGGCATCGTCAACGACGCAATCGATGTTAACGTACAACCTCTGCGGCCTGTAGTGCTCGATCTCTTCCGCTACATCTCTTTTTTGCTCCGGCGTCATACAAACCACTTTTTTACCTGACGATAACGCCAGCAGTCGCTTTAATGTTTCCGCGTTGCGTTTGAATATCGCCGGCGTCCTCAATATTTTTCCCGCCGCCCGCAAACTAATTTCAGCCAGGACTTTTTCTTCCGAAACCGGTTCATTGTAGTTTGAGAAATAAAACCTGGCTATTCTGACATTCGTTGCATCTGCAATGAATGTCTTTTCTTTTTCCAGTGGCGATAATACATCAGGAATAACTATATTTTTAATATCAATTTTCTTATAATCGCACACGCTTACGTTCCGTCGCTTTAATATCTGCCTTATAGCATTCTCGCTTTTTCCTATCCTGCCGGCAACGGCTTTAACCGTCATACCGTTTCCGGCCAACTGCAGGACCTGATATTCTCCCACAGACATGCGTGTTGTGGGAACATCTTCCATAATACCGGCTATTTCTTTTGTTGTTTCCCAACATATGGAAGATTTTTGCACAGAGGTATTGCGTCGGAGGTATTTTGGGTCATTTTTGTTACCCCCCCCGGTTGCTTCTTTTTTGTTTTTGATTCTTCTAATCTGTTGCTTCGTATGGTCTACGCTTATTCCTATCTTTTTCGATATTATTTTTGAACCGTACCCCTCGTTTAACAACCTCTGTATTTGTTCTTGTTGAGAGCTTAATATTTCCAAGGGTACGTTTAGCTCCAAAGCACCACCAACCTTCTTTAATAGATTGGTTAACGAAGCAATTAGAGCGTTTTAGGGAGGCTTGCGAGGAATTGTTTTCCTCCTCCGGCGCAGAAACCTCGTTCTTCGCCGGGCAGCGTTAATTGCCGCCGGAAGGCTTTGTTTCCCCCGGTTTTCTTTTTCTTTCAGTCCCCTTTTCTCTTCGGGCGGTTCGCCGAAAACGGGCCGGTTGCAACCGGGGATCTCGCACACCCCTTCGGCGGCTATGTACAAATCGCCAATGGATACTCCCAAGATAGAAGCGATGACTGGAAGCTGTTTTGCTTTTATTTCGCAGCAGCCGGTTTCCAGGCGGTGATAGCTGACGCACGACTGGTAACCCAGTTTTTCGGCAATCTCGCGTTGCTTGATTCTTTTCCTCTTACGTATCTCTTTTATTTTTTGCAGGTCAACCTCGTAAACCAAGCCGAAAACCTTCTTTCCTGGCGTTTTCTCGATGTGAGTTACGCACAGTGCACCTACAATTTAATTATAGGTGCACTCTAAGCACATGTCAATACCTTTTCACTCACTCTGCGTAACTTTTTATTTACAAATTTATTTTTCTGATATATAATTTACAGTGTGCGTAATTTTTACTTAAACTGAAAACGGGAAAGGAGGAACGCCCATGGCTAAAGATAAAGAACAACAAAATATAATTTTCGGCGAGCGATTGAAATCTGCGCGTCAAAAAAAAGGATACATGCTAAAGGAGTTGTCCGCAAAGGTCGGAATTTCTCATGCAACACTTTCCCGATATGAGGCCGGTAAGTATAACCCGGACGTTAAAATACTTAACAGACTTGCGGATTCGCTTAATGTTTCAATTGATTATCTCTTCGGCCGCACTGACGACCCGGCGCCGCGGCCGGCGCAGGCGATACAGCTAATAGACATAGATCAGGCGCTAACCGAGGTTTTCCAATCGACGCACATCATGTTCGATGGAAAACATCTCCATGAATTTAACAATGATACGGTTGAAGACGTAAAAACTATTGTTACTGCATATTTGGGGAGAAAAGCGCG from the Dehalococcoidia bacterium genome contains:
- a CDS encoding XRE family transcriptional regulator, coding for MVYEVDLQKIKEIRKRKRIKQREIAEKLGYQSCVSYHRLETGCCEIKAKQLPVIASILGVSIGDLYIAAEGVCEIPGCNRPVFGEPPEEKRGLKEKENRGKQSLPAAINAARRRTRFLRRRRKTIPRKPP
- a CDS encoding helix-turn-helix domain-containing protein translates to MAKDKEQQNIIFGERLKSARQKKGYMLKELSAKVGISHATLSRYEAGKYNPDVKILNRLADSLNVSIDYLFGRTDDPAPRPAQAIQLIDIDQALTEVFQSTHIMFDGKHLHEFNNDTVEDVKTIVTAYLGRKAREKQEKQGGHASVP